A DNA window from Altererythrobacter sp. B11 contains the following coding sequences:
- a CDS encoding YqaA family protein, whose product MLRRLYDWTMEKAAHRHAPGWLALFSFAESSFFPIPPHPLLGLMCLAEPQKALRFALITTIASVVGGMFGYLIGYFLYESVGSVVIVSLGLSEAFPKAACYLNENASWVIFTAAVTPIPFKLLTITAGVVKMPFAQFLIASIAGRALIFMVVGVLFRLFGAPIKQVIDRYFGLVTGAFLVLLVGGFLAIALLGGGEKAQAAQDRCEQATTL is encoded by the coding sequence ATGCTGCGCCGGCTGTACGATTGGACGATGGAGAAGGCGGCGCATCGCCACGCGCCGGGCTGGCTGGCGCTGTTCAGCTTTGCCGAATCGAGCTTCTTTCCGATTCCGCCGCATCCGCTGCTCGGCCTGATGTGCCTGGCGGAGCCGCAGAAGGCGCTGCGCTTTGCGCTCATCACCACCATCGCATCGGTGGTGGGCGGCATGTTCGGCTATCTGATCGGCTATTTCCTGTACGAATCCGTGGGATCGGTGGTGATTGTCTCGCTCGGCCTCAGCGAGGCCTTTCCGAAGGCGGCCTGCTATCTGAACGAGAATGCCAGTTGGGTGATCTTCACCGCCGCGGTGACGCCGATCCCCTTCAAGCTGCTGACGATCACCGCCGGCGTGGTGAAGATGCCCTTCGCGCAGTTCCTCATCGCCAGCATCGCCGGCAGGGCGCTGATCTTTATGGTGGTGGGGGTGCTGTTCCGCCTGTTCGGCGCGCCGATCAAGCAGGTGATCGATCGCTATTTCGGGCTGGTGACGGGGGCGTTCCTCGTCCTGCTGGTCGGCGGCTTCCTCGCCATCGCCCTGCTGGGCGGCGGCGAGAAGGCCCAGGCCGCGCAGGACCGCTGCGAACAGGCGACCACGCTGTAG